A genomic region of Pelodiscus sinensis isolate JC-2024 chromosome 1, ASM4963464v1, whole genome shotgun sequence contains the following coding sequences:
- the APAF1 gene encoding apoptotic protease-activating factor 1 isoform X5, whose translation MDVKSRNHLLLNHEALERDIKTSYIMDHMIADEVLTLQEEEKVKAQTTQRERAAMLIKIILAKDNYSYISFYNALLHEGYKDLAALLQDGIPILSCKGNKSMDGGTSYVRTVLCEGGVPQRPVVFVTRPKLVKTIQQKLCNLRSNPGWVTVYGMAGCGKSVLTAEALRDHHLLEDCFPGGVHWISVGKQDKAGLLMKLQNICSRLDQDFSLSQRPPLNIEEAKDRLRLLMLRKYPRCLLVLDDIWDSWVLKAFDNQCQVLITSRDRSVTDSVTGNKYEVSVESGLAHDKGLEILSLFVNMKITDLPEEANSIVRECKGSPLVVSLIGALLRDFPNRWEYYLRQLQNKQFKRIRKSSSYDYEALDEAMSMSVEMLNEKFQDYYKDLSVLQKDVKVPTKVLCILWDMETEEVEDILQEFVNKSLLFCDRNGKSFHYYLHDLQLDFLTEKNRNQLQELHKKVVNQYKKHYKLHIPTPAQEDCMYWCNFLAYHMASANMQNELCALMFSLDWIKAKTELVGPAHLIHEYVEYSPILDQKDSIIRENFQEFLSLNGHLLGRQPFPDIIQLGLCQPETSEVYQQAKLQAQQELVKGAFYLEWVNKKSMKNLSRLVVRPHTDAAYHACFSKDGQRIASCGADKTLQTSSLLHYFWPYNSKMEELGLWVYNVKAVIIGITAAWWNSTHECNIGIEMYALFKREENKR comes from the exons ATGGATGTGAAGTCTCGAAATCATTTGCTTCTGAATCATGAAGCATTGGAAAGAGACATCAAGACCTCTTACATTATGGATCATATGATTGCTGATGAAGTACTAACAttacaggaggaggagaaagtaaAAGCACAG ACTACGCAGAGGGAGCGAGCTGCTATGCTAATAAAAATTATTCTTGCAAAAGATAATTATTCATATATATCCTTCTATAATGCACTGCTTCATGAAGGGTACAAAGACCTGGCTGCTCTTCTTCAGGATGGAATACCTATCCTCTCTTGTAAAGGAAACAAGTCTATGGATGGAGGTACTTCATATG tgaGGACTGTCCTCTGTGAAGGTGGAGTACCACAAAGACCAGTTGTATTTGTTACTCGTCCAAAACTAGTGAAAACAATTCAACAGAAACTGTGTAACTTAAGAAGTAATCCAGGTTGGGTCACTGTTTATGGAATGGCAGGTTGTGGGAAGTCTGTTTTAACAGCAGAAGCACTTCGGGATCACCATCTTTTGGAAG ATTGCTTCCCAGGAGGGGTACATTGGATTTCTGTTGGAAAACAAGACAAGGCGGGACTTCTAATGAAACTCCAGAATATTTGTAGTAGACTAGACCAGGATTTCTCTCTTTCACAGAGGCCACCACTTAATATTGAAGAGGCTAAAGACCGTCTTCGTCTGCTGATGCTGCGCAAATACCCCAG GTGTCTCCTAGTTCTGGATGACATTTGGGATTCCTGGGTATTAAAAGCTTTTGATAATCAGTGTCAAGTTCTTATTACCAGTAGGGATAGGAGTGTAACTGACTCAGTGACTG GCAATAAATATGAAGTTTCTGTGGAGAGTGGATTAGCACACGATAAAGGactagaaattttatctctgtttGTTAATATGAAAATAACAGATTTGCCAGAAGAAGCTAATAGTATTGTAAGGGAATGCAAAG GTTCCCCTCTTGTTGTGTCATTGATAGGTGCACTATTACGAGATTTCCCTAACCGATGGGAATATTACCTCAGACAGCTGCAGAATAAGCAATTTAAAAGAATAAGGAAATCATCGTCTTATGATTACGAAGCACTTGATGAAGCCATGTCCATGAGTGTTGAAATGTTAAATGAAAAATTTCAAGACTATTATAAAGATCTTTCTGTCCTTCAAAAGGATGTTAAGGTGCCAACTAAG GTGCTTTGTATTCTTTGGGATATGGAGACTGAAGAAGTTGAAGATATACTGCAAGAGTTTGTTAATAAATCTCTCTTATTTTGTGACCGTAATGGGAAATCATTCCATTATTATTTACATGATCTTCAACTTGACTTCCTCACAGAGAAAAATCGCAATCAGCTTCAG GAGCTGCATAAAAAGGTAGTAAATCAATACAAGAAACATTATAAACTACATATACCTACTCCAGCTCAAGAGGACTGTATGTATTGGTGTAACTTTCTAGCATACCACATGGCTAGTGCCAACATGCAGAAT GAACTTTGTGCTCTCATGTTTTCTCTAGATTGGATAAAAGCAAAAACAGAGTTGGTAGGGCCTGCCCATCTGATTCATGAATATGTAGAATATAGCCCTATATTGGATCAGAAG GATAGCATAATACGTGAAAACTTTCAGGAATTTCTCTCTTTAAATGGACATCTTCTTGGAAGGCAGCCATTTCCTGACATTATACAATTAGGACTGTGTCAGCCAGAGACTTCAGAAGTGTATCAGCAAGCGAAACTGCAAGCGCAGCAAGAACTTGTTAAAGGAGCATTTTACTTGGAATGGGT AAATAAAAAATCCATGAAGAACCTCTCCCGTTTGGTTGTCCGACCCCATACAGATGCAGCTTACCACGCCTGCTTTTCCAAAGATGGACAAAGAATAGCTTCTTGTGGTGCTGATAAAACCTTACAG ACATCCTCTCTACTTCATTACTTTTGGCCTTATAACTCAAAAATGGAAGAACTAGGACTATGGGTGTACAATGTCAAAGCAGTTATTATAGGGATCACAGCCGCCTGGTGGAATAGCACTCATGAATGCAACATAGGCATTGAAATGTATGCACTGTTTAAGAGAGAAGAGAATAAAAGGTAA